A single window of Usitatibacter rugosus DNA harbors:
- a CDS encoding MFS transporter, with protein MRSSLGATLAVLQLVFALTWVIYVIYLPALATQAGIPKQYVPWILLMDQAIFIVCDWAAGVYADRLAAKVGRIGPSLARITLLSCAAFIALPFLVPPGASSLFILLTVVWSATSSALRAPPLVLMGRYATTSQQPWLAGLYLFGLGAAGAVAPYLGLQLKGVDPRIPFALSSIVVAAVTFVLARVDLDEPDAAPSEPARSAGRMPGGIFGFAVAIVLTAIGFQIHFAVNSAPAFVRNGGGPYIEHLMPVFWIGFNLLMLPATMLVKRYDAVVIMLFSALVGTAALYVAGTATGIETLVAAQFVAGGAWGTVLMGAFTAALDLGRTGREGKVTGILFSVLAIAAFARIYFATMVAPAQPQLTPSLWLVPVVAWSLATLVLAGLAAGPGRRVRPAAR; from the coding sequence ATGCGTTCCTCCCTCGGCGCCACCCTCGCGGTCCTGCAGCTCGTCTTCGCGCTCACGTGGGTGATCTACGTGATCTACCTGCCCGCGCTCGCCACGCAGGCTGGAATCCCGAAGCAATACGTGCCGTGGATCCTGCTGATGGACCAGGCGATCTTCATCGTCTGCGACTGGGCGGCGGGCGTGTACGCGGACCGCCTGGCCGCGAAGGTGGGGCGGATCGGGCCCAGCCTCGCGAGGATCACGCTGCTCTCGTGCGCGGCCTTCATCGCGTTGCCTTTTCTCGTGCCGCCTGGAGCCTCCTCGCTGTTCATCCTCCTCACGGTCGTATGGAGCGCCACTTCCTCGGCGCTTCGCGCCCCGCCGCTTGTGTTGATGGGTCGCTATGCGACGACCTCGCAGCAGCCTTGGCTCGCCGGGCTCTATCTCTTCGGGTTGGGTGCGGCGGGTGCGGTGGCGCCGTACCTCGGCCTGCAGCTGAAGGGCGTCGATCCGCGCATCCCGTTCGCGCTGTCGTCGATCGTGGTGGCGGCGGTGACCTTCGTGCTGGCGCGTGTCGATCTCGATGAGCCGGATGCCGCGCCGAGCGAACCGGCGCGCAGTGCCGGCCGCATGCCCGGCGGCATCTTCGGATTCGCGGTGGCGATCGTGCTGACGGCCATCGGATTCCAGATCCACTTCGCCGTGAATTCGGCGCCCGCATTCGTGCGCAACGGCGGCGGCCCCTACATCGAGCACCTGATGCCGGTCTTCTGGATCGGGTTCAACCTCCTCATGCTGCCCGCGACGATGCTCGTGAAGCGATACGACGCCGTGGTGATCATGCTGTTCTCCGCGCTGGTCGGTACCGCGGCGCTGTACGTCGCGGGAACGGCCACGGGCATCGAGACGCTCGTCGCCGCGCAGTTCGTGGCCGGAGGCGCGTGGGGCACCGTGTTGATGGGTGCGTTTACTGCGGCGCTCGATTTGGGCCGCACCGGGCGCGAAGGAAAGGTGACGGGGATTCTCTTCTCGGTGCTGGCCATCGCGGCCTTCGCGCGCATTTACTTCGCCACGATGGTCGCACCGGCCCAACCGCAGCTCACGCCGTCCTTGTGGCTGGTCCCGGTGGTGGCGTGGAGCCTCGCGACGCTGGTGCTGGCGGGACTTGCCGCAGGTCCTGGGAGACGCGTCCGCCCTGCAGCACGATGA
- a CDS encoding DMT family transporter, with amino-acid sequence MTSSWMLVAGFFFAAMGVFVKLGAEFFGTAELAFYRSVVTLAVVVIIILRTGGTVKSAHLGTHIIRGVVGAVSLVGFFYALAKLPIAMAQTLNYTSPLFLAIATVVVLGERFSPWLVFAIILGFVGVGLLLGPTFETGVEGAAMVGLFSGVTAAWAYLAVRSLGRQGEPDVRIVFWFAAVATVICGVWQLATASFHAVTLGNLWILAGLGACGTLGQLAMTRAYRTGNTLVVGAFSYSTIVFASLATLVLWDDRLTAVEWSGMGVIIVSGLLAMRVETKEQIEEAGFEG; translated from the coding sequence ATGACTTCCTCCTGGATGCTCGTCGCCGGCTTCTTCTTCGCCGCCATGGGCGTATTCGTGAAGCTGGGTGCCGAGTTCTTCGGAACCGCCGAGCTCGCGTTCTATCGTTCCGTCGTCACGCTCGCCGTGGTGGTCATCATCATCCTGCGCACCGGCGGCACGGTGAAGAGCGCGCACCTCGGCACGCACATCATCCGCGGCGTCGTGGGTGCGGTCTCGCTGGTCGGTTTCTTCTACGCCCTCGCGAAGCTTCCGATCGCCATGGCGCAGACGCTGAACTACACCTCCCCACTCTTCCTCGCCATCGCCACCGTGGTGGTGCTGGGCGAGCGCTTCTCGCCGTGGCTCGTGTTCGCGATCATCCTCGGCTTCGTGGGCGTCGGCCTGCTGCTCGGTCCCACCTTCGAGACAGGCGTGGAAGGTGCCGCGATGGTCGGTCTCTTCTCCGGGGTCACCGCGGCGTGGGCCTACCTCGCCGTTCGCTCCCTGGGCCGGCAGGGAGAGCCGGACGTGCGCATCGTCTTCTGGTTCGCCGCCGTCGCCACCGTCATCTGTGGCGTGTGGCAACTCGCCACGGCGTCGTTCCATGCCGTGACCCTGGGCAACCTGTGGATCCTGGCCGGGCTGGGCGCCTGCGGCACCCTGGGCCAGCTTGCGATGACGCGGGCTTACCGCACCGGCAACACACTGGTCGTGGGGGCTTTCTCATACTCGACCATCGTCTTCGCCTCCCTCGCTACACTAGTGCTCTGGGACGACCGGCTCACCGCCGTGGAGTGGAGCGGCATGGGCGTGATCATCGTGAGCGGGCTGCTCGCGATGCGGGTCGAGACGAAGGAACAGATCGAGGAAGCGGGATTCGAGGGATGA
- a CDS encoding sulfurtransferase — MSTRLLVSTQELTRNLDNPNWVVIDVRHDLMKPDYGVKSYMEGHIPDAHFVSVDKDLAGAHTGTNGRHPLPDIDTFSRKMGRCGVTSERTVVAYDDMGGNWAVRLWWLLRWLGHEKVVLLDGDFRKWKKELRPMPKDPPPPRSGKFVPRPLLGATVDTPFVDYFRKRPDGALIDARAPDRFSGQTEPVDPVAGRVPGAINRFWQTNLEPDGTWKSPEQLRKEFEAIIGSTKPEQTVHMCGSGVTACHNIFAMELAGLGGSRLYPGSWSEWCSDKTRAVATGSYHR, encoded by the coding sequence ATGAGCACAAGACTGCTGGTCTCCACGCAAGAGCTGACGCGGAACCTGGACAACCCCAACTGGGTGGTGATCGACGTTCGCCACGACCTCATGAAGCCGGACTACGGCGTGAAGTCGTACATGGAGGGGCATATCCCCGACGCGCACTTCGTGAGCGTGGACAAGGATCTCGCCGGCGCCCACACGGGCACCAACGGCCGCCATCCGCTCCCGGACATCGACACCTTCTCCAGGAAGATGGGGCGCTGCGGCGTGACCTCGGAGCGCACCGTCGTGGCCTACGACGACATGGGTGGCAACTGGGCGGTGCGCCTGTGGTGGCTGCTGCGCTGGCTGGGCCACGAGAAGGTCGTGCTGCTGGACGGCGACTTCCGCAAGTGGAAGAAGGAGCTGCGCCCGATGCCGAAGGATCCGCCGCCCCCGCGCTCCGGCAAGTTCGTGCCGCGGCCGCTGCTCGGCGCCACGGTGGATACACCCTTCGTCGATTACTTCCGCAAGCGCCCCGACGGCGCGTTGATCGACGCGCGCGCGCCCGACCGCTTCAGCGGCCAGACCGAGCCCGTGGACCCGGTGGCGGGCCGCGTTCCCGGCGCCATCAACCGCTTCTGGCAGACCAACCTCGAGCCCGACGGGACGTGGAAGTCGCCGGAGCAGCTGCGCAAGGAGTTCGAAGCCATCATCGGCAGCACGAAGCCCGAGCAGACCGTGCACATGTGCGGCTCGGGCGTGACCGCATGCCACAACATCTTCGCGATGGAGCTCGCCGGCCTCGGCGGCTCCCGCCTCTACCCCGGCTCGTGGAGCGAATGGTGCTCCGACAAGACGCGAGCCGTCGCCACCGGGAGTTATCACCGATGA
- a CDS encoding alpha/beta hydrolase family protein, giving the protein MIRRALMAAALATTATAFAQEDVLKPNPNLIVDGVPPIPMETMRKVAPYNDFKPSRLYSWHPIRREMILGQRLKNTMQVHRVSEPGAPLEPLTDFRDGVPGAAYQPTTGEYFIFPRAEGGNETFRLHRYDVATKAVTAFTSETERAGGLTVARKGNLVAYSTQPVDRNNPDKKVWTKIHTIDPLKPQTDKVIATLDGGGWFNFAFSEDAKQLAFVEYRSAADSDLWVMDVATGKKRKVSRAAKGETVSWSKPRFAKDGKALFATNDRGSEFQRLVYLPLNGGKELPLTQDKYDVDDFDISFDANRIAFITNESGSHVLRFIDLATRKELPRPPLFDGVISGLEWRPKSDEVGFTITSARSAGDVFSYDVKANKLARWTNGNNPALNTSQFAEPILVKWKSFDGLQISGFLYRPPAKFTGKRPVVINVHGGPEAQARAGFIGNANYLVNELGVALIYPNVRGSSGFGKTFLTLDDGRKRVDSVKDLGALLDWIKDQPDLDADRVQIRGGSYGGYMTLASAYLLSDRIAGAISIVGISNFVTFLERTESYRRDLRRVEYGDERDPEMRKHLEEISPLNHTAEMKKPLFVVQGYNDPRVPYTEAEQITGQMKQAGTPVWFLMAKDEGHGFAKKDNTDFLLAATVEFTKATLLK; this is encoded by the coding sequence ATGATCCGCCGCGCCCTCATGGCCGCCGCGCTCGCCACCACGGCGACGGCGTTTGCCCAGGAAGACGTCCTCAAGCCCAATCCCAACCTCATCGTGGACGGCGTGCCGCCCATCCCGATGGAGACGATGCGCAAGGTCGCTCCGTACAACGACTTCAAGCCGAGCCGCCTCTACTCGTGGCACCCGATCCGCCGCGAGATGATCCTCGGGCAGCGGCTGAAGAACACGATGCAGGTCCATCGGGTCTCCGAGCCGGGCGCGCCGCTCGAGCCGCTCACCGATTTCCGCGACGGCGTTCCCGGTGCTGCCTACCAACCGACGACCGGCGAATACTTCATCTTCCCGCGCGCGGAAGGGGGCAACGAGACGTTTCGCCTCCACCGCTACGACGTCGCGACGAAGGCGGTGACGGCATTCACGTCCGAGACGGAGCGGGCCGGCGGCCTCACGGTCGCGCGCAAGGGCAACCTCGTCGCGTACTCGACGCAGCCCGTCGATCGGAACAACCCCGACAAGAAGGTGTGGACCAAGATCCACACCATCGATCCGCTGAAGCCGCAGACCGACAAGGTCATCGCCACGCTGGACGGCGGCGGCTGGTTCAACTTCGCCTTCTCCGAAGATGCGAAGCAGCTCGCGTTCGTCGAGTACCGCTCGGCCGCGGACAGCGACCTCTGGGTGATGGACGTGGCCACGGGCAAGAAGCGCAAGGTGAGCCGCGCCGCGAAGGGCGAGACGGTGTCGTGGAGCAAGCCGCGCTTCGCGAAGGACGGCAAGGCGCTCTTCGCGACGAACGACCGCGGCAGCGAGTTCCAGCGCCTCGTCTACCTGCCGCTGAACGGCGGCAAGGAGCTCCCGCTCACGCAGGACAAGTACGACGTCGACGACTTCGACATCTCCTTCGACGCGAACCGCATCGCCTTCATCACCAACGAGAGCGGCTCGCACGTGCTGCGCTTCATCGACCTCGCCACGCGGAAGGAGCTGCCGCGCCCGCCGCTCTTCGACGGCGTGATCTCGGGCCTCGAATGGCGGCCCAAGTCGGACGAAGTCGGCTTCACCATCACCTCGGCCCGCTCGGCGGGCGACGTGTTCTCGTACGACGTGAAGGCGAACAAGCTCGCGCGCTGGACCAACGGCAACAACCCGGCCTTGAACACCAGCCAGTTCGCCGAGCCGATCCTCGTCAAGTGGAAGAGCTTCGACGGCCTGCAGATCTCCGGCTTCCTCTACCGGCCGCCGGCGAAGTTCACCGGCAAGCGCCCCGTGGTGATCAACGTGCACGGTGGACCGGAAGCGCAGGCGCGCGCCGGGTTCATCGGCAACGCGAACTACCTCGTGAACGAGCTGGGCGTGGCGCTGATCTATCCCAACGTGCGCGGATCGTCCGGGTTCGGCAAGACGTTCCTCACGCTGGACGACGGCCGCAAGCGCGTGGATTCGGTGAAGGACCTGGGAGCGCTGCTCGACTGGATCAAGGACCAGCCCGACCTCGATGCCGATCGCGTGCAGATCCGCGGCGGCAGCTACGGCGGCTACATGACGCTCGCCTCGGCCTACCTGCTCTCGGACCGCATCGCCGGTGCGATCAGCATCGTCGGCATCTCGAACTTCGTGACGTTCCTCGAGCGCACCGAGAGCTATCGCCGCGACCTTCGCCGCGTGGAGTACGGCGACGAGCGCGACCCCGAGATGCGCAAGCACCTCGAGGAAATCTCGCCGCTCAACCACACGGCCGAGATGAAGAAGCCGCTCTTCGTCGTGCAGGGCTACAACGACCCGCGCGTGCCCTACACCGAGGCCGAGCAGATCACCGGGCAGATGAAGCAGGCCGGCACCCCCGTCTGGTTCCTGATGGCCAAGGACGAGGGGCACGGCTTCGCGAAGAAGGACAACACGGACTTCCTGCTCGCCGCCACCGTGGAGTTCACGAAGGCGACGCTGCTGAAGTAG
- a CDS encoding S9 family peptidase, which translates to MRAPIVAAVFAAALPFLTLPATAQKSKAIEPTYTKASEIPVEAFFKRPELSNMSLSPDGKTLAALTSVGGRNNIVVVDLENRKPRVITSFTEYDVGGVEWINDKRLFFRVVESRDVLNNTRFRGTFAIDIDGENLRNLTDTTRATVGAKTIASMGFERRTDDGTDDLIVEVEQRFEAADIYRVDTRTGRMKENLTLEAPEDTDGYVLDWNRIPRVAFSSDRRKGITSIYYRDDLKSPWTPLLSYGLANDSERIVPIAFNADNQTLFVTSNVGRDKAALYTYDPKTKKLGDLILEHPMIDINGAGLRFDNKTHRLLGVGFAADKPTVIWVDQDLARVQAQVDKALPNTINQLIRASNNPDRLLVFSWSSTDPGRYYLLSLKPTVKMEPLLPTRPEIKPELMSETKFITYKARDGLEIPAWLTVPKESSGKNLPLVVNIHGGPWLRIYGGYPWGRDEAQFLASRGYAVLEPEPRASTGFGRKHLNSGFKQWGQSMQDDITDGALHLVKEGIVDRKRICLYGASYGGYATLQGLVREPDLFRCGVSFVAVTDLVEFVTSNESDTNMNKLDFAPVMYSQVGDPSKDKAMLVANSPAMNAAKIKVPVLLAMGQIDVRVPLEHGRRMRSAMEASGVKHEYVVYSGEGHGWNKDENNFDWYKRVEKFLAQNLK; encoded by the coding sequence ATGCGCGCACCCATTGTTGCCGCGGTTTTCGCCGCGGCCCTGCCCTTCCTGACCCTTCCGGCGACGGCCCAGAAATCCAAGGCGATCGAGCCGACCTACACGAAGGCGTCCGAAATCCCCGTCGAGGCGTTCTTCAAGCGCCCCGAGCTGTCCAACATGTCGCTCTCTCCAGACGGCAAGACGCTCGCCGCGCTCACGTCCGTCGGAGGTCGCAACAACATCGTCGTGGTGGACCTCGAGAATCGCAAGCCGCGCGTCATCACCTCCTTCACGGAGTACGACGTGGGCGGCGTCGAGTGGATCAACGACAAGCGCCTCTTCTTCCGCGTCGTCGAGTCCCGCGACGTGCTGAACAACACGCGGTTCCGCGGCACCTTCGCGATCGACATCGATGGCGAGAACCTGCGCAATCTGACCGACACGACGCGGGCAACAGTGGGAGCCAAGACGATCGCGAGCATGGGCTTCGAGCGCCGTACCGACGACGGTACCGATGACCTCATCGTCGAAGTCGAGCAACGCTTCGAGGCAGCGGACATCTATCGCGTGGATACGCGCACGGGCCGGATGAAGGAGAACCTCACGCTCGAGGCGCCGGAAGACACGGATGGCTACGTGCTCGACTGGAATCGCATCCCGCGCGTGGCTTTCTCGAGCGATCGGCGCAAGGGAATCACGTCCATCTACTATCGAGATGACCTGAAGAGCCCGTGGACTCCGCTCCTGTCATACGGATTGGCCAACGACTCCGAGCGGATCGTCCCGATTGCCTTCAACGCGGACAACCAGACGCTCTTCGTGACGTCCAACGTGGGCCGCGACAAGGCCGCGCTCTACACATACGACCCGAAGACGAAGAAGCTCGGTGACCTGATCCTCGAGCATCCGATGATCGACATCAACGGTGCGGGACTGCGCTTCGACAACAAGACGCACAGGCTGCTCGGAGTCGGATTCGCAGCCGACAAGCCCACCGTGATCTGGGTGGACCAGGACCTGGCGCGCGTCCAGGCCCAGGTCGACAAGGCGTTGCCGAATACGATCAACCAGTTGATCCGGGCGTCAAACAATCCGGATCGCCTCCTCGTGTTTTCGTGGTCGAGCACGGATCCGGGTCGCTACTACCTCCTCTCCCTCAAGCCCACGGTGAAGATGGAGCCGCTGCTCCCCACGCGTCCCGAGATCAAGCCCGAGCTGATGTCGGAGACGAAGTTCATCACCTACAAGGCGCGAGACGGTCTCGAGATCCCGGCCTGGCTCACGGTGCCCAAGGAGAGCTCGGGCAAGAACCTGCCGCTCGTCGTGAACATCCACGGCGGACCGTGGCTGCGCATCTACGGCGGCTATCCGTGGGGCCGGGACGAAGCCCAGTTCCTCGCGAGCCGAGGTTACGCCGTGCTCGAGCCCGAGCCACGCGCCTCGACGGGCTTCGGCCGCAAGCATCTCAACTCCGGCTTCAAGCAGTGGGGTCAGTCGATGCAGGACGACATCACCGACGGCGCCCTCCACCTGGTGAAGGAGGGCATCGTCGACAGGAAGCGCATCTGCCTTTACGGCGCGAGCTATGGCGGCTATGCGACGCTGCAGGGCCTGGTGCGCGAGCCGGATCTCTTCCGGTGCGGCGTGTCGTTCGTGGCGGTCACCGACCTGGTTGAGTTCGTGACCTCGAACGAGTCGGACACCAACATGAACAAGCTCGATTTCGCACCCGTGATGTACTCGCAAGTGGGAGACCCGTCGAAGGACAAGGCCATGCTGGTGGCCAACTCTCCCGCGATGAACGCTGCGAAGATCAAAGTGCCCGTGCTGCTCGCGATGGGCCAGATCGACGTTCGCGTTCCGCTCGAGCACGGCCGGCGCATGCGCTCGGCGATGGAAGCCTCGGGCGTGAAGCATGAGTACGTCGTGTACTCGGGCGAAGGCCACGGCTGGAACAAGGACGAGAACAACTTCGATTGGTACAAGCGCGTCGAGAAGTTCCTCGCCCAGAACCTCAAGTAG
- a CDS encoding DUF2784 domain-containing protein, with translation MSPAADFILVVHALFVLFVVGGLPAIWLGAALGKPWARNFAFRASHLAAIAFVAAESLVGQACPLTIWEDSLRGVSDERGFVARWIHSWLFWSAPPWVFTSVYVAFAAAVAWTWWRFPPRRSGREA, from the coding sequence ATGAGCCCGGCCGCGGATTTCATCCTCGTTGTGCACGCGTTGTTCGTGCTCTTCGTGGTCGGCGGGCTGCCGGCCATCTGGCTGGGCGCGGCCCTCGGCAAGCCCTGGGCAAGGAATTTCGCCTTCCGCGCCTCGCACTTGGCGGCGATCGCGTTCGTGGCCGCAGAGTCCCTTGTAGGACAGGCCTGCCCGCTCACGATCTGGGAGGATTCGCTGCGCGGCGTCTCGGACGAACGGGGGTTCGTCGCCCGGTGGATCCACTCGTGGCTGTTCTGGTCGGCGCCGCCGTGGGTGTTTACTTCGGTTTACGTTGCCTTCGCCGCAGCGGTGGCGTGGACCTGGTGGCGCTTCCCGCCGCGTCGTTCAGGGCGCGAGGCCTAG